The following proteins are co-located in the Saccharomycodes ludwigii strain NBRC 1722 chromosome V, whole genome shotgun sequence genome:
- the KAR4 gene encoding Kar4p (similar to Saccharomyces cerevisiae YCL055W | KAR4 | KARyogamy), which yields MHQENVFRSPMNNTSGNVNSSFINPILADNPSSEYQPRNNNKKGNNNNATNDYTDNYIHTGSFPQQHIKNRNNSVEGYPKLQRLFDLKRGQVEEHSVKPYGCRVDIDQMCSVLNRWIFKDKLSFDVVMIGCLTDNQFIYPLLTQLPINKLVSRPGFLFLWSSAQKINELSKLLNNEAWAKKFRRSEELVFVPVDKNSPFYPGLNEDDEPLFEKMQWHCWMCITGTVRRATDGHLIHCNVDTDLALENDTTINNAVPGQLYKVAENFSTATRRLHIIPSRTGLNTPVRPRRGWVIMSPDILLDNFDAKSYKGAVDKVGLNLPQNPEIEILRPKSPVQKKN from the coding sequence ATGCATCAAGAAAACGTTTTCCGTTCGCCAATGAATAATACTAGTGGTAATGTCAATTCATCCTTTATTAACCCCATATTAGCTGATAATCCTTCATCGGAATACCAGCCAcgcaataacaataaaaagggtaataacaacaatgctACCAATGATTATACTGATAATTATATTCATACAGGTTCATTTCCTCAACAGCACatcaaaaatagaaataattcAGTAGAAGGCTATCCCAAGTTACAAagattatttgatttaaagAGAGGACAAGTGGAAGAACACTCCGTTAAACCATATGGGTGTAGGGTAGATATTGATCAGATGTGTTCCGTTTTAAATAGGTGGATATTCAAGGATAAATTATCTTTTGATGTTGTGATGATTGGTTGTTTAACAGAtaatcaatttatttatccacTCTTAACCCAATTGCCAATTAATAAGTTGGTTTCTAGACCAGgattcttatttttatggtCAAGCgcacaaaaaattaatgagttgagtaaattattgaataaCGAAGCTTGGGCCAAAAAATTCAGAAGGAGTGAAGAATTAGTATTTGTTCCTGTTGATAAAAATTCTCCGTTTTATCCTGGTTTGAACGAAGACGATGAGCCATTGTTTGAGAAAATGCAATGGCACTGTTGGATGTGTATTACAGGTACAGTTAGAAGAGCTACAGATGGTCATTTAATTCATTGTAATGTAGATACTGATTTGGCCCTTGAAAACGATACAACTATAAATAACGCTGTACCAGGACAACTATATAAAGTTGCTGAAAATTTTTCCACCGCTACAAGACGTCTACATATTATACCATCTAGAACAGGTTTAAACACACCTGTTAGACCAAGGCGTGGCTGGGTTATTATGAGTCCAGATATTTTGTTGGATAATTTTGATGCAAAATCTTATAAAGGGGCTGTTGATAAAGTTGGCCTAAACCTACCGCAAAATCcagaaattgaaattttgaGACCTAAAAGTCCTGTtcagaagaaaaattaa
- the CAB1 gene encoding pantothenate kinase (similar to Saccharomyces cerevisiae YDR531W | CAB1 | Coenzyme A Biosynthesis), translating into MPSFDNIPDTTIPFDNVTQFNVLSNIISSPIKNKNETINPTRIAIDIGGTLAKIVYLNHKTQVLEFKSIETSKFNSNEDIQSIIINSIFIKHIISDKNNCTTSTTDDQLELIATGGGAYKFYDILKKNFNGNVTQIDEMQSLIKGLNFFLTCHNLGVVEEVFTYTDLDGLQFSNKYSTPPPPSLPDDTANSTPSNDTRNEYPYMLVNIGSGVSIIKVMGPNDNDFVRVGGSSLGGGTLWGLLSLITGAKTYDEMLQWASNGDNTKVDMLVGDIYGTDYNKIGLKSSSIASSFGKVFKHSDTDLNSGKTADFNNNDICKSLLYTVSNNIGQIAYLQAKIHNVKRIYFGGSYIRGHLMTMNTLSYAINFWSQGEKRAFFLKHEGYLGAMGAYLS; encoded by the coding sequence atgCCGTCCTTTGATAATATTCCAGATACTACAATACCATTTGACAACGTAACTCAATTCAATGTTCTATCCAATATTATATCTTCtccaattaaaaataaaaatgaaacaaTTAATCCTACAAGAATTGCAATAGATATAGGTGGAACTTTGGCCAAAATAGTATACCTAAACCATAAAACACAAGTTTTAGAATTTAAATCCATAGAAACTAGTAAATTTAACAGCAATGAAGACATCCAATCTATCATAATAAActctatatttataaagcATATCATAAGTgacaaaaacaattgtaCCACTAGTACAACAGATGATCAGCTGGAACTTATAGCCACTGGTGGTGGCGCTTATAAATTCTAcgatatattaaaaaagaatttcaATGGTAATGTTACACAAATAGACGAAATGCAATCTCTAATTAAAggtttgaatttttttctaactTGCCACAATTTAGGCGTGGTTGAAGAAGTTTTCACATACACAGATCTGGATGGTCTACagttttcaaataaatatagtaCTCCTCCTCCCCCATCGCTACCAGATGATACTGCTAACAGTACCCCCAGTAATGATACTCGCAATGAATATCCTTACATGCTAGTTAATATAGGTTCAGGTGTATccataataaaagtaatggGGCCTAATGACAATGATTTTGTCAGGGTTGGCGGTTCAAGTTTAGGTGGAGGTACCTTGTGGGGTTTATTGTCTTTGATTACCGGTGCGAAAACCTATGACGAAATGTTACAATGGGCCAGTAATGGGGATAACACTAAAGTGGATATGTTGGTAGGTGACATTTACGGTACcgattataataaaattggatTAAAAAGCTCGAGTATTGCATCTTCATTTggtaaagtttttaaacaTTCGGATACTGATTTAAATAGTGGTAAAACTGCagattttaataacaatgatatTTGCAAAAGTTTGTTGTATACTGTATCGAATAACATTGGTCAAATTGCCTATCTACAAGCTAAAATACATAACGTTAAAAGGATATATTTTGGTGGATCGTACATCAGAGGACACTTAATGACAATGAACACTTTAAGCTATGCCATTAATTTCTGGTCACAAGGTGAAAAGcgtgcattttttttaaaacacgAGGGATATCTTGGTGCAATGGGAGCTTATTTAagttaa
- the KRE28 gene encoding Kre28p (similar to Saccharomyces cerevisiae YDR532C | KRE28 | subunit of a kinetochore-microtubule binding complex) yields MSIPYTNNNKAQEDLKRLENEITKITESVLSKQEAHRSEAFKEFNSILTATINNHEKKLIKIEPSCVPNIIEEYVKIVNDLKQEYMKQELLEIFITSLLSPESYYNEQDNNMVLAIPNIIELEKKIQVLNKYGIQEKLIKIDNLRNDKLTTIITDLDKRNGCVLDTCLNVTNVIEECWLLLNELDKCRDTYSSNIDESVTNSDDLYLDLEDMIKDL; encoded by the coding sequence ATGTCTATACCATAcacaaacaacaacaaggCACAGGAAGATTTGAAACGCctagaaaatgaaataacGAAAATCACAGAATCTGTATTATCTAAACAAGAAGCACATAGATCTGAAGCATTCAAAGAGTTCAACTCAATACTGACAGCAACAATAAACAAtcatgaaaaaaaattaataaaaatagaaccTAGTTGCGTTcctaatattattgaagaatatgttaaaattgttaatgatttaaaacaagaatATATGAAACAAGAGCTTttagaaatatttataaccTCTTTGTTATCACCAGAGAGCTATTATAATGAACAAGATAATAACATGGTACTAGCAATACCCAATATTATAGAattggaaaagaaaatccaagttttaaataaatatggaatccaagaaaaattaattaaaattgataACTTGCGGAATGATAAGCTTACTACCATTATCACAGATTTAGATAAAAGAAATGGTTGTGTATTAGACACCTGTTTGAATGTTACAAATGTGATAGAAGAATGCTGGCTATTGTTAAACGAGTTAGATAAATGTCGCGATACTTATTCTTCAAACATTGATGAAAGCGTTACCAACAGTGACGACTTATATTTAGACCTAGAAGATATGATTAAAGATTTATAA
- the QCR7 gene encoding ubiquinol--cytochrome-c reductase subunit 7 (similar to Saccharomyces cerevisiae YDR529C | QCR7 | ubiQuinol-cytochrome C oxidoReductase), which translates to MSSYASIVKMGDYILNCPTLSKIVVPIAHKFSDLSGYRKLGLRYNDLISEENPIVQTALKRLPTDESYARVYRIINAHQLELTHHLLPKDQQLKPSDDVPYLLPYILEAEASVKEKQELDNLEVN; encoded by the coding sequence ATGTCTTCTTACGCCTCTATTGTTAAAATGGGTGATTACATCTTGAATTGCCCAACTTTGTCCAAGATTGTTGTTCCGATCGCCCACAAGTTCTCTGATTTATCTGGTTATAGAAAATTAGGTTTAAGATACAACGACTTGATTAGTGAAGAAAATCCAATTGTTCAAACCGCTTTGAAAAGATTACCAACTGATGAAAGTTATGCTAGGGTTTACAGAATTATTAACGCTCACCAATTGGAATTAACTCATCATTTGTTACCAAAAGATCAACAATTGAAGCCATCTGATGATGTTCCATACTTGTTACCATACATTTTGGAAGCTGAAGCTTCTGTCAAGGAAAAACAAGAATTAGATAACCTGGAAGTCaattaa
- a CDS encoding uncharacterized protein (similar to Saccharomyces cerevisiae YCL051W | LRE1 | Laminarase REsistance (paralog of YDR528W | HLR1)) gives MSTVTGSVPIATSLANNNPAKRKKQHLHKRSFAVSGDFDFLITELNAQGTVDKNDVKLPLPHPKIKDSSTYGYNSDINRTVPNGIIDLNEALLATPPSKNRHPYVNYSSKPRSFNFHRRSESAPAGLDLLDGFFGSFDATNGNYYNTHSETYKSNKNSFAGLHKANINGNNTNSTIKEEDTEEDTYDKSANNQSLLAPIKPKTLDVKKFSDTNTSSPANTTNISLKKQKERYYNKVKNLPTISSSSTTTYNQNKSQLSLSSSSDNSASISPKILSTTNNTPNSSHSSNSFATSTITNATTKSNSNNNNNNIHKLYSKYNTNAKALRNNNNVFKYQSQMYDIPDSNNIKVPLLRSARSSEDISTRNNNNINSSEEVKDKFYEGEVVLLYGQPGDVVDLSTTTINTPTIKNFESITPVVSSCSTAANSCISNITDDTDNNKIDIPEHKNKSDNKGKNNNTEIKSKSSFFLNKPPMLRSNDSSCNASTNSISNRNSIISLISINNKNRKQKKKKKKKVNCNNNNDNSNNGHSHTSFALIDNDNNRATQDNTNKNKPKGKRNRLSTMLSILFHNNK, from the coding sequence atgTCAACAGTAACTGGTAGCGTTCCAATTGCTACCTCTTTGGCTAATAACAACCCTGCCAAAAGAAAGAAGCAACATCTTCATAAGAGATCTTTTGCAGTAAGTGgtgattttgattttttaataacagaGTTGAATGCTCAGGGTACAGTAGATAAAAACGACGTTAAACTGCCTCTTCCTCATcctaaaattaaagattcATCCACTTATGGCTATAACTCTGATATAAATAGGACAGTTCCCAATGGAATTATAGACCTAAATGAAGCCTTATTAGCAACACCACCTTCAAAAAATAGGCACCCTTATGTAAATTATTCCTCGAAGCCTAGgtcatttaattttcataGAAGGTCAGAAAGTGCACCGGCAGGATTAGATTTATTGGATGGCTTTTTTGGAAGTTTTGATGCAACAAATGGAAATTACTATAACACTCATTCAGAAACatataaaagtaataaaaatagttttgCAGGTTTACATAAAGCTAATATTAATGGCAATAACACTAACAGTACTATTAAGGAAGAGGACACAGAAGAAGATACTTACGATAAAAGTGCAAATAACCAATCGTTATTAGCACCTATAAAACCTAAAACACTGGATGTTAAAAAGTTTTCCGATACTAATACCAGCTCACCCGCAAATACTACCAatatttcattaaaaaagcaaaaagagagatattataataaagttaaaaatttaccaaccatttcttcttcatctacTACAACATATAATCAGAATAAATCACAACTTTCTTTATCTTCTTCCAGTGATAACTCTGCCTCAATAAGTCCCAAGATTCTATcaactactaataataccCCAAATAGCAGTCATTCAAGTAATTCTTTTGCGACTAGTACCATCACCAATGCCACAACTAAAtctaatagtaataataataataataatattcacAAGCTTTATTCTAAATATAATACTAATGCCAAAGCTTTaagaaacaataataatgtgtTTAAGTATCAATCGCAAATGTACGATATTCCAGACAGCAATAATATCAAGGTCCCTCTTTTGAGATCTGCAAGATCTAGTGAAGATATTTCTACacgtaataataacaatattaatagtagTGAAGAGGTAAAAGACAAGTTTTATGAGGGAGaagtagtattattatatggTCAACCTGGGGATGTGGTAGATTTGAGTACCACAACAATCAATACACCCACCATAAAGAATTTTGAAAGCATAACGCCAGTTGTTTCTTCTTGCTCTACTGCTGCCAACAGTTGTATAAGCAATATAACCGACGATACTGACAATAATAAGATAGACATACCTGagcataaaaataagagcgataataaaggaaaaaataacaacactgagattaaaagtaaaagtagtttttttctaaataaacCACCAATGTTAAGAAGTAATGATAGCAGCTGTAATGCTAGTACTAATAGCATTAGTAATAGAAATAGTATAATAAGCTTAATatcaattaataataaaaacagaaaacaaaagaaaaagaaaaagaaaaaggttaattgtaacaataataatgataatagtaataatggACATAGCCATACTTCCTTTGCATTGATAgacaatgataataatagagCAACTCAggataatactaataagaataagcctaaagggaaaagaaatagaCTAAGTACGAtgttatcaatattatttcacaataataaataa
- the PBN1 gene encoding Pbn1p (similar to Saccharomyces cerevisiae YCL052C | PBN1 | Protease B Non-derepressible) encodes MNRITLLYQDESSLFQTTDINATHIVVTNHNNDTLYVQNTTVIYDNTGNDFNDLRSMLYLSDATNINQVLNKKEPFRITIDTSPISSFTSQQLLIKPLLFSGLNVYTSDNHNSTSFIDSKFHQVYHSNNLDVIFDLLPKQFIEDYLYDLNNNQNISYDIIVNKVSIIISKYYNPFQQIGNNTPQIFSISQDSFNKRNKNKEGWKNVVGLFYPDLIENGYNFENLISLNGLDCSFPPYNENENEDDHRLKCNKRSFFYQTAFSTNEREIQVTFKQPVGLHPVLQVDLNSITDKADCKPFVFMQLPKTLFVDKFQSNPVFLFGEDDLELPVYKIKKWGSEVLFELEFNKSNEITLHSRYMSPANNSNNITTPYFEEYNVNPYVFVACDNDNSQDTNSNPIMNPFYEKHFGLQDFFTPNTNFQLLSFSLEKNLTTTVPIPTININSYDTIRYSIWTVMTLSIIYLLNKIFHNDLLSQQKQHQKEKK; translated from the coding sequence atgaacaGAATAACGCTATTGTATCAAGACGAATCATCTTTATTCCAAACTACTGACATCAATGCTACTCATATTGTGGTCACCAATCACAATAATGATACACTTTACGTTCAAAATACTACCGTAATTTACGATAATACAGGTAATGATTTTAATGACTTAAGAAGTATGTTGTATTTGTCTGATGCTACTAACATAAATCAAGTACTTAACAAAAAGGAACCATTTAGAATCACCATCGATACCTCCCCCATTTCTTCATTTACCTCTCAGCAACTGTTAATAAAACCTCTTTTGTTCTCAGGTTTAAACGTTTACACCTCAGATAATCATAACTCGACTTCTTTCATTGACAGTAAGTTTCATCAAGTTTACCATTCCAATAATTTAGATGTTATCTTTGATCTATTGCCAAAACAGTTTATTGAAGATTATTTATATGACctcaataataatcaaaacaTTTCTTATGATATAATTGTAAACAAGGTCAGCATTATTATCAgcaaatattataaccctTTCCAACAAATAGGTAACAACACACCacaaattttttccatttcgCAGGATTCTTTTAACaagagaaataaaaataaggagGGCTGGAAGAATGTTGTTGGACTATTCTACCCAGATTTAATAGAAAATGGATACAACTTTGAAAATCTGATAAGTCTAAATGGTCTAGATTGCTCGTTCCCACCCtacaatgaaaatgaaaatgaagatgacCACAGATTGAAATGTAATAAaagatcttttttttatcaaactGCATTTTCAACTAATGAAAGGGAAATCCAAGTCACTTTCAAACAACCGGTCGGATTACACCCTGTTTTGCAAGTTGATTTAAACTCTATAACAGACAAGGCTGATTGCAAACCATTTGTGTTTATGCAATTACCtaaaactttatttgtAGACAAATTCCAATCGAACCCTGTTTTTCTCTTTGGAGAAGATGATTTAGAACTACctgtttataaaattaaaaagtggGGTAGTGAGgttttatttgaattagAATTTAATAAGTCAAATGAAATAACCTTACATTCAAGATATATGAGCCCTGCTAATAACAGCAATAACATTACTACCCCATATTTTGAAGAATACAATGTCAATCCATATGTATTCGTAGCATGTGACAATGATAACTCTCAAGATACTAACTCCAATCCCATAATGAATCCTTTTTATGAAAAACATTTTGGATTGCAGGATTTTTTCACTCCAAACACCAATTTCCAATTATTATCCTTTTCTCTAGAAAAGAATCTCACCACCACTGTGCCTATTCctactattaatattaattcttATGATACGATAAGATATTCCATCTGGACCGTGATGACTTTGTCAATCatatatttgttaaataAGATATTCCATAATGACTTGCTTtcacaacaaaaacaacatcaaaaagaaaagaaatag
- the SPB1 gene encoding 27S pre-rRNA (guanosine2922-2'-O)-methyltransferase (similar to Saccharomyces cerevisiae YCL054W | SPB1 | Suppressor of PaB1 mutant) — MGKKTQKKNSKGRLDKYYYLAKEKGYRARSSFKIIQINEKYGHFLEKSKVVIDLCAAPGSWCQVASNLCPLNSLIIGVDIVPIKPLPNCITFQSDITTEDCRSKLRGYMKTWKADTVLHDGAPNVGLGWVQDAFTQSHLTLQALKLAVENLVVGGTFVTKIFRSKDYNKLIWVFQQLFEKVEATKPPASRNVSAEIFVVCRGFKAPKKLDRRLLDPKEVFEELPDGPANNEVKVFNPEKKQRKREGYEEGDYLLYHEKPIMSFVETETPIDMLGDINRFTIDEDNHQWKILKKLPETSVELLECIKDLKVLGRKDFKMILKWRKLSRELLGIEKTEDEDKVEEIPLTEEEQINKELKDLQERQRLKLKREKRKKNETKQKELVRMQMNMLTPNDIGIEASNIGRESLFNLKTAEKTGILDKLARGKKRMLFTSEELAEDIYLDDNERPDRSEHGEVDSLEAELDMMYNYYKERKIEKSANFKAKQSREEADEWTGFEEEKVEADDGEEVHEYEDEDADDSDGDEAINKLLSKMKGKEGDGRLSSKARIFFNDPIFEGVEADIKSLNENTSIKNENNKRKRVEESDNESESDEEEEEESDSDFEIVPNVDDENLDDDDSDYDSEEERKTTAREKHSKDIEIATVEAMTLAHQIALGKKNKHDLIDEGFNRYSFRDKDNLPEWFLENEKEHSKINKPITKEAVMAIKEKIKALNARPIKKVAEAKARKKMRATARLEKLKKRAGLINDDSDKSEKDKAEEIAKLMRKVNKKAKQKPKVTLVVATGKNRGLAGRPKGVRGKYKMVDGVLKNEQRALKRISKKHHKKKH; from the coding sequence atgggtaaaaaaacacaaaagaaaaatagcAAGGGTCGTTTAGATAAGTATTATTACCTAGCAAAGGAGAAAGGGTATCGTGCACGTTCctcttttaaaatcatccaaattaatgaaaaatatggtcattttttagaaaaatccAAAGTTGTAATTGATTTATGTGCTGCACCGGGTTCTTGGTGTCAAGTTGCTTCCAATCTATGCCCTTTAAACTCTTTAATTATTGGTGTTGATATTGTTCCAATTAAACCATTGCCTAACTGTATTACGTTTCAAAGTGATATCACTACTGAAGATTGTAGATCTAAGCTAAGAGGTTATATGAAAACATGGAAAGCTGATACCGTTTTACACGATGGTGCTCCAAATGTTGGTTTGGGTTGGGTTCAAGATGCTTTCACCCAATCACATTTAACATTACAAGCGTTGAAGTTAGCTGTTGAAAATTTGGTTGTTGGTGGTACTTTTGTTactaaaatttttagatCTAAAGATTACAACAAATTGATTTGGGTTTTCCAgcaattatttgaaaaagttgAGGCTACAAAACCACCAGCAAGTAGAAATGTTTCTGCAGAAATTTTTGTCGTTTGTCGTGGGTTTAAAGCTCCTAAGAAATTGGATCGTAGATTACTAGATCCAAAAGAAGTTTTTGAAGAATTGCCAGATGGGCCTGCAAACAATGAAGTAAAAGTTTTCAAcccagaaaaaaaacaacgtAAAAGAGAAGGTTATGAGGAGGGAGACTATTTGTTGTATCATGAAAAGCCAATTATGAGTTTTGTGGAAACAGAAACCCCGATTGATATGTTAGGTGATATAAATAGGTTTACCATTGATGAAGATAATCACCAATGGAAAatcttgaaaaaattgCCCGAAACAAGTGTCGAATTACTAGAATGTATTAAGGATTTGAAAGTGTTGGGTAGAAAAGATTtcaaaatgatattaaagTGGAGAAAGCTTTCCAGGGAATTATTGGGCATAGAAAAGACGgaagatgaagataaaGTGGAAGAAATTCCCTTGACAGAGGAGGAGCAGATTAATAAggaattaaaagatttacaGGAAAGACAGAGATTAAAGttgaaaagagaaaaaagaaagaaaaatgaaaccAAACAAAAGGAACTTGTCAGAATGCAAATGAATATGTTAACACCAAACGATATTGGTATTGAAGCTTCCAATATTGGTCGAGAATCCCTATTTAACTTGAAAACAGCTGAAAAAACTGGTATTTTAGATAAATTAGCTAGaggtaaaaaaagaatgctTTTTACTAGTGAAGAGCTAGCTGAGGATATATATCTAGATGACAATGAAAGGCCAGATCGATCAGAACATGGAGAGGTAGATAGCTTGGAAGCAGAATTGGACATGatgtataattattataaagaaaggaaaatagAGAAAAGCGCTAATTTCAAAGCTAAACAATCACGTGAGGAAGCTGATGAATGGACTGGTTTTGAGGAAGAAAAGGTAGAAGCTGACGACGGAGAGGAAGTGCATGAATACGAAGATGAGGATGCTGACGATAGCGATGGAGATGAAGCTATAAACAAGTTATTATCCAAGATGAAGGGTAAAGAAGGTGATGGCAGATTAAGTTCAAAGGCAAggatatttttcaatgatCCTATTTTTGAAGGTGTTGAAGCAGATATTAAATCTTTGAATGAAAACACATCCATTAAAAACGagaacaacaaaagaaaaagggtTGAAGAAAGTGATAATGAGTCTGAATctgatgaagaagaggaagaagaaagcGATAGTGATTTTGAAATCGTGCCGAATGTTGATGACGAAAACttagatgatgatgattcaGATTATGATtctgaagaagaaagaaagaccACAGCTCGTGAAAAACACTCAAAGGATATTGAAATAGCTACAGTAGAAGCCATGACATTAGCACACCAAATAGCTTtgggtaaaaaaaataagcatGATCTGATAGATGAAGGTTTTAATAGATATTCCTTTAGAGATAAAGATAACTTGCCAGAATGgtttttagaaaatgaGAAGGAACATTCCAAGATTAATAAACCTATTACCAAAGAAGCAGTTATGGCAatcaaagaaaagataaaagCATTGAATGCTAGgccaattaaaaaagttgcaGAGGCAAAGGCTAGAAAGAAGATGCGTGCCACAGCTAGATTAGAAAAGCTAAAGAAGAGGGCAGGTTTAATTAATGACGACAGTGATAAGAGTGAAAAGGATAAAGCAGAAGAAATTGCTAAGTTGATGCGTAAAGTGAACAAGAAAGCTAAGCAAAAACCTAAGGTCACCTTGGTTGTTGCCACTGGTAAGAATAGAGGTTTAGCAGGTAGACCCAAGGGTGTCCGGGGTAAGTATAAAATGGTTGATggtgtattaaaaaatgaacaaaGGGCTTTAAAACGTATAAGTAAGAAGCATCATAAGAAAAAGCATTAA
- a CDS encoding uncharacterized protein (similar to Saccharomyces cerevisiae YCL050C | APA1 | AP4A phosphorylase (paralog of YDR530C | APA2)), with the protein MSNSVATTSSIPDNLHEIVQTKYNKALSDGNLVFTKSESKLLKNTDGNTKNQYWVTYAPSLKEKPERKDITDNEKSNPFAKPEPELTVIDDLEGDYKLLLNKFPIIPNHLLLVTKSFESQTAPLSPKDLLTSYNLLKKLDNDDESDKRHVAFYNCGVNSGSSQDHKHLQIIELPGKLKTLQDKLVKKDPGHFIPNHKKEPLKDNSIPYAHFVVPLPDPDGNDVDEDLLAMVYSSLLQRTLTFFQQWSCTSEEDKRLPISYNFMMTLEWICLVPRSKSNNGTIGFNSTGYLNMVLVKERELYDKILSYFEDGTTNTDAVEDVKTEVEGEVIKIDDILLDCGFPNRGDAKPSEYDY; encoded by the coding sequence ATGTCTAACAGTGTCGCTACCACATCTTCTATACCAGATAACTTGCATGAAATTGTTCAAACCAAATACAATAAAGCCTTAAGTGATGGCAATTTGGTATTTACCAAAAGTGAAtctaaattattgaaaaacacCGATGGCAATACAAAAAACCAATATTGGGTTACATATGCTCCttctttaaaagaaaaaccaGAAAGGAAAGATATTACggataatgaaaaaagtaATCCATTTGCTAAGCCTGAACCAGAATTAACTGTCATAGATGATTTGGAAGGtgattataaattattattaaataagtTTCCAATTATCCCAAACCACTTATTATTGGTTACCAAATCCTTTGAATCACAAACAGCTCCTTTATCTCcaaaagatttattaacaAGTTATAacttgttaaaaaaattggataatGACGATGAATCTGATAAAAGACACGTTGCATTTTATAACTGTGGTGTTAATTCCGGATCTTCTCAAGACCATAAACATTTACAAATTATCGAATTACCTGGtaaattgaaaactttGCAAGACAAATTGGTTAAAAAAGACCCAGGACACTTTATCCCCAATCATAAAAAGGAACCATTAAAGGATAATTCAATCCCATACGCCCATTTTGTAGTTCCATTACCTGATCCAGATGGAAATGATGTGGATGAGGATTTGTTGGCAATGGTGTATTCTTCTTTATTACAAAGAacattaacttttttccaACAATGGAGTTGCACTTCAGAGGAAGACAAAAGATTGCCAATATCTTATAATTTCATGATGACTTTGGAATGGATTTGCTTGGTACCAAGATCAAAGAGCAATAACGGTACCATTGGTTTCAATTCTACAGGGTATTTAAATATGGTTTTGGTCAAAGAAAGAGAGTTGtatgataaaattttatcgTATTTTGAAGATGGAACTACAAATACAGATGCTGTGGAAGATGTTAAAACAGAGGTTGAAGGAGAAGTGATTAAAATTGATGATATTTTGTTGGACTGTGGTTTCCCAAACCGTGGTGATGCTAAACCTTCCGAATATGATTATTag